A region from the Pithys albifrons albifrons isolate INPA30051 chromosome Z, PitAlb_v1, whole genome shotgun sequence genome encodes:
- the LMAN1 gene encoding protein ERGIC-53 gives MAARLSLLFPLLVPLPLLLLLLLALPRPALATAQEAQGAAAAPHRRFEYKYSFKGPHLVQADGTVPFWVHTGNAIPSADQIRITTSLKSQKGSVWTKTKSVFEYWEVEVTFRVTGRGRVGADGLAIWFTEEQGLEGPVFGAADKWNGVGIFFDSFDNDGKKNNPGVIVVGNNGKLQYDHQNDGSTQALASCLRDFRNKPYPVRVKIVYYQKTLTVLVNNGFTPDKDDYELCAKVEDMVLPSQGYFGISAATGGLADDHDVLSFLTFQLTEPGKELPTPDAEIPQKDKEKYQEEFEHFQQELDKKKEEFQKEHPDVQGQPADDVFETVSDRELRQIFEGQNRIHLEIKQLNRQLDMILDEQRRYVAAVTDEIAKRGAGFPGQQGQVSQQEIETVVKNQEEVLRQVNEIRNSVADTLRSVSAAQHPGSAGVYETTQHFNDIKEHLHVVKRDIEHLAQRNMPSSDKTKCPELPPFPSCLSTMHFIIFVAVQTVLFIGYIMYRSQQEAAAKKFF, from the exons ATGGCGGCGCggctgtccctgctgttccCGCTGCTGGTTCCGCTCccgctcctgctcctgctcctgctcgCCCTCCCCCGCCCCGCGCTCGCCACCGCGCAGGAGGCGCAGGGAGCGGCGGCTGCGCCGCATCGCCGCTTTGAGTACAAGTACAGCTTCAAGGGGCCGCACCTGGTGCAGGCGGACGGGACGGTGCCGTTCTGGGTGCACACGGGCA ATGCCATACCAAGTGCAGATCAGATTCGTATAACGACATCTTTGAAAAGCCAAAAAGGGTCAGTGTGGACAAAAACCAAGTCAGTGTTTGAATACTGGGAAGTTGAAGTGACCTTTCGAGTTACGGGAAGAGGCCGCGTTGGAGCTGATGGATTG GCAATCTGGTTTACAGAAGAGCAAGGCTTGGAAGGTCCTGTTTTTGGGGCAGCTGATAAGTGGAATGGTGTTGGAATTTTCTTTGATTCCTTTGACAACGATGGAAAG aaaaacaacCCTGGAGTGATTGTTGTAGGCAACAATGGAAAGCTTCAGTATGACCATCAGAA TGACGGTTCCACACAAGCCCTGGCATCCTGTCTGAGGGACTTCCGTAACAAGCCCTATCCTGTCCGAGTGAAGATAGTGTACTACCAAAAAACACTGACT GTATTGGTTAACAATGGCTTTACTCCGGATAAAGATGACTATGAATTGTGTGCAAAAGTGGAAGATATGGTGTTGCCATCTCAAGGGTATTTTGGAATATCTGCAGCCACAGGGGGACTTGCAG ATGATCATGATGTCCTGTCATTTCTGACCTTCCAATTGACTGAGCCTGGGAAAGAACTA CCAACACCAGATGCGGAAATCCCTCAGAAAGATAAAGAGAAGTATCAGGAAGAGTTTGAACACTTTCAGCAAGAACTGgataaaaagaaggaagaatttCAAAAGGAACATCCTGATGTACAAGGACAGCCAG CGGATGATGTTTTTGAAACTGTAAGCGATCGTGAACTGAGGCAAATCTTTGAGGGGCAGAATCGAATTCACCTTGAAATCAAACAGCTGAACAGGCAATTGGACATGATTCTGGATGAGCAGAGGAGATACGTGGCTGCAGTCACAGATGAGATTGCTAAAAGAGGAGCTGGTTTTCCAGGCCAACAAGGACAG GTTTCCCAGCAAGAGATTGAGACAGTTGTCAAAAATCAGGAAGAGGTCCTTAGACAAGTAAATGAAATAAG AAATTCTGTGGCTGATACTCTGAGATCCGTCAGTGCAGCTCAAcatcctggctctgcaggagtcTATGAAACAACTCAGCACTTCAATGACATCAAAGAACACCTTCATGTGGTGAAGAGGGACATTGAGCATTTAGCACAACGAAATATG ccaTCTAGTGACAAAACAAAGTGTCCAGAGTTGCCACCATTTCCATCATGCTTATCTACAATGCATTTCATCATATTTGTGGCAGTGCAAACAGTGTTATTCATTGGTTATATCATGTATAG gagccaacaagaagcagcagccaaaaaGTTCTTTTGA